One window from the genome of Nicotiana sylvestris chromosome 9, ASM39365v2, whole genome shotgun sequence encodes:
- the LOC138877609 gene encoding uncharacterized protein: MSALPENWEGVDVPKSRADCNAEDLKKWEKNAKAKKWLVYGLSPDEYSRIQGCSTAKQIWDTLQVAHKGTTQVKRSRGTLLYSQYENFTMKDGETIQEMCTRFTTLTNELKSLGMIIPEEERVEKILTRVLPITWESKITAIKELKNIATLPLDELIGNLTAYELRRQIMKMDVPKKERSLALRITEGSNLEDNEMAIITRNFKKYLRREKSSSRSENYSKARAPEKQTNDGCYKCGKTDHMIKNYPLWEIEWKKERAERRNRKKEQVHPKKGNNKGSTKAVVIAWGEISDDDDDNERTLMDIG; encoded by the exons atgagtgcactaCCTGAAAATTGGGAAG gagtagatgtgccaaagTCAAGAGCTGATTGCAATGCTGAGGATCTGAAGAAGTGGGAAAAGAATGCCaaagccaagaaatggcttgtttATGGACTTAGTCCAGACGAGTATAGCAGAATCCAAGGTTGTTCCACTGCTAAGCAAATTTGGGACACGCTGCAAGTGGCCCATAAAGGAACAACTCAGgtgaagagatcaagaggaactcTACTATACTCTCAGTATGAAAACTTTACTATGAAGGATGGAGAAACCATTCAGGAGATGTGCACAAGGTTCACTACATTGACAAATGAACTAAAATCTCTTGGCATGATTATCCCAGAAGAAGAAAGAGTTGAGAAGATACTTACTAGGGTTTTGCCAATTACTTGGGAAAGTAAGATCACTGCTATTAAGGAATTAAAGAATATTGCTACACTCCCTTTGGATGAAttgattggaaatctcactgcttATGAACTTAGGAGACAAATCATGAAAATGGATGTACCTAAGAAAGAAAGGAGTTTGGCACTCAGAATCACTGAAGGTTCTAATCTGGAAGATAATGAAATGGCAATAATCACCAGGaacttcaagaagtacctaaggaGAGAAAAGAGTTCTTCAAGAAGTGAAAACTATAGCAAGGCAAGAGCTCCGGAGAAGCAAACCAATGATGGTTGCTATAAGTGTgggaagactgatcacatgatcaagaactatcCTTTGTGGGAGATTGAGTGGAAGAAAGAAAgagctgaacgaaggaacaggaagaaggaacaggttcatccCAAGAAAGGCAACAACAAAGGATCAACCAAGGCTGTGGTCATTGCTTGGGGAGAAATCTCAGATGATGACGATGATAATGAACGAACACTAATGGATATTGGATAA